In Desulforhopalus sp., a single window of DNA contains:
- a CDS encoding adenylate kinase, producing the protein MGKNILVFGPNGSGKGTQGAIVQKKYNIPHIESGAIFREHIVGGTELGKKAKAFIDKGDLVPDDITIPMMVSRLQKPDCKDGWILDGFPRSKDQAITLAETLKKEGLALDYVIEIVLDREIAKERIMGRRLCVNDNNHPNHIAFEAIKPVEKDGKLVCRVCGGDLKTRADDQDVEAISKRHGIYYDDKTGTMAAVNYFKNIDGPKVISVDGSISIKEVTEAIMSKL; encoded by the coding sequence GCCTAATGGCAGCGGTAAAGGTACACAAGGCGCTATCGTCCAGAAGAAATACAATATTCCCCATATCGAGTCCGGGGCAATCTTCCGGGAGCATATTGTCGGCGGTACCGAGCTTGGCAAGAAGGCCAAAGCCTTTATCGATAAGGGTGACCTGGTACCGGATGATATCACCATCCCGATGATGGTATCCCGCCTGCAGAAGCCCGATTGCAAAGACGGCTGGATCCTCGACGGCTTTCCCCGCTCCAAAGATCAGGCTATTACCCTGGCGGAAACCTTGAAGAAAGAGGGCCTGGCCCTTGATTACGTCATCGAGATCGTTCTTGATCGTGAGATCGCCAAGGAGCGCATCATGGGCCGTCGTCTCTGTGTCAACGACAACAATCATCCCAACCATATCGCCTTTGAGGCCATCAAGCCGGTGGAAAAAGACGGCAAGCTGGTTTGCCGGGTATGTGGCGGTGATCTGAAGACCCGTGCCGATGATCAGGATGTCGAGGCCATCAGCAAGCGTCACGGCATCTACTATGATGACAAAACCGGCACCATGGCGGCGGTCAACTACTTCAAGAATATTGATGGACCGAAGGTCATCTCCGTCGATGGCTCGATCTCCATCAAAGAGGTTACCGAAGCAATCATGAGTAAGCTCTAA
- the cobA gene encoding uroporphyrinogen-III C-methyltransferase: protein MKKIGKVYLVGAGPGDPGLITVRGKSLLERAEVVVYDYLASKKLLKHVPATAELVYVGKKGGVQHTHTQEEINQMLVDHAQRGKMVVRLKGGDPFIFGRGGEEVQQLFAAGVPFEVVPGVTSATAAATYAGIPITHRDYTASVAFLTGHEDPTKETSGINWQKLATGVGTLVIYMGIKNLPTIVANMIKYGRDPKTPVAVVRWASTPEQRSVVGTLETIAQVVKDAGIKPPSLIIIGEVVSLRSTIDWYEKRPLFGRKIIVTRTREQASDLVAGLEEFGANCFEYSTINIQPVDSYEILDEELERINEYHWIIFTSLNGVKYFFERLYSKGLDARNLKGPEIAVVGKSTADLLLQYGVHADLIPSVFTGEGLAESLLDQGVEGRNILIPRALQGRELLPETLRGAGAQVTVAPVYQNCPAEGDKESLRAELALGKIDMVTFTSSSTVRNFLAMLDGVDQDELNRLLANVKIAAIGPITAKTVTDSGLRVDVQPEQHTIPAMIEAIVDYYHGAGK, encoded by the coding sequence ATGAAGAAAATCGGAAAGGTTTATCTGGTTGGCGCCGGTCCGGGAGACCCTGGGCTTATTACCGTTCGCGGCAAGAGCCTCTTGGAGAGGGCCGAAGTCGTCGTCTATGACTATCTGGCCAGCAAAAAGCTGCTGAAACACGTTCCGGCCACGGCCGAATTGGTCTATGTCGGCAAGAAAGGTGGGGTGCAGCATACCCATACCCAGGAAGAGATCAACCAGATGCTGGTCGACCATGCCCAGCGCGGCAAGATGGTGGTCCGCTTGAAGGGTGGCGATCCCTTTATCTTCGGACGGGGAGGTGAGGAGGTGCAGCAGCTGTTTGCCGCCGGGGTCCCCTTCGAAGTCGTGCCGGGGGTAACCTCCGCCACCGCCGCGGCCACCTACGCCGGCATTCCCATTACCCATCGCGACTACACCGCCTCGGTCGCCTTCCTGACCGGTCATGAAGACCCCACCAAGGAAACCTCGGGGATCAATTGGCAGAAACTGGCCACCGGAGTTGGCACCCTGGTAATCTATATGGGGATCAAGAATCTGCCGACGATTGTTGCCAATATGATCAAATACGGCCGCGACCCGAAGACCCCGGTGGCCGTGGTCCGCTGGGCTTCCACCCCGGAGCAGCGCTCGGTGGTCGGTACTCTCGAAACCATCGCCCAGGTGGTGAAGGACGCCGGCATCAAGCCGCCATCGCTGATCATAATCGGCGAGGTTGTGAGCCTGCGCAGCACCATCGATTGGTATGAAAAGCGGCCGCTTTTCGGCAGGAAGATCATCGTAACCAGGACCCGTGAGCAGGCAAGTGATCTGGTTGCCGGGCTGGAGGAGTTCGGTGCCAATTGCTTTGAATATTCGACGATCAATATCCAGCCAGTGGATTCCTACGAGATCCTCGACGAAGAATTGGAGCGGATCAATGAGTATCACTGGATTATCTTCACCTCGCTGAACGGGGTGAAATATTTCTTCGAACGTCTGTACAGCAAGGGCCTTGATGCCCGCAATCTGAAAGGGCCGGAGATTGCCGTGGTTGGCAAAAGCACTGCCGATCTGCTCCTGCAATACGGCGTGCATGCCGATCTTATTCCCAGTGTCTTCACCGGCGAGGGTCTGGCCGAGAGCCTGCTTGATCAGGGGGTGGAAGGGCGGAATATCCTTATTCCTCGTGCCCTGCAGGGCCGGGAGTTGTTGCCGGAGACCCTGCGTGGCGCCGGTGCCCAGGTAACGGTTGCCCCGGTGTACCAGAACTGTCCGGCCGAAGGTGATAAGGAGTCTCTACGAGCGGAGCTTGCCTTGGGCAAGATCGATATGGTGACCTTCACCAGCTCTTCCACCGTTCGCAACTTCCTGGCCATGCTCGACGGAGTGGATCAGGATGAATTGAACAGGCTGCTGGCCAATGTGAAAATTGCCGCAATCGGGCCGATTACCGCCAAGACCGTTACCGATTCCGGTCTGCGGGTCGATGTTCAGCCGGAGCAGCATACCATTCCAGCGATGATTGAAGCGATAGTCGATTACTATCATGGAGCTGGGAAATAA
- a CDS encoding cereblon family protein: protein MELGNNSLLLLRGDEPRHGPPVVKTQRQRATAAMEAIRCRACGAVVTGRDQKILVNGCHAHTFFNPAGIIFELGCFQKAPGCLAVGPSSGEFTWFAGHVWRVTLCRRCQAHLGWLFLSGDNSFFGLILSKLQE, encoded by the coding sequence ATGGAGCTGGGAAATAACAGTTTACTTCTCCTGCGCGGCGATGAGCCGAGGCATGGCCCGCCTGTCGTCAAAACACAGCGGCAGCGGGCCACGGCGGCGATGGAGGCTATTCGTTGCCGGGCCTGCGGGGCCGTGGTGACCGGCCGGGATCAGAAGATCCTGGTAAACGGTTGCCATGCCCACACCTTCTTTAATCCGGCGGGGATCATCTTTGAGCTGGGGTGTTTTCAGAAGGCCCCTGGCTGCCTGGCGGTTGGACCGTCCTCCGGCGAATTCACCTGGTTTGCCGGCCATGTCTGGCGGGTTACCCTGTGCCGCCGTTGTCAGGCCCATCTGGGGTGGTTGTTCCTCTCCGGGGACAACAGCTTCTTCGGCCTGATTCTTAGCAAGCTCCAGGAGTAG
- a CDS encoding DEAD/DEAH box helicase → MSRTTLLYMQTPPNLLEQYQKLSPFEQALLQFLSVVYEPAHSTLIVNCLRQLDLKNPRGNKPTAANLAHYFNKFEQLGLLTKDRQCHEDIVEVLSKIAVREGTYAAYAKAIQTEAPVTYYYGKWTTRCWRGIREMRIGIYTQQFDLIDEATEFIAAQCRDLAADPPPAVRILTRPFDPDWFRSLSTSFQFYLLGNVLQYGQDTLTDFPEIIAYLSSEHEFAALTEDELLPFRRLLFNELLFRGKLTEARAFIDAHSESFRGTGAGGTLRFLRGDSQGALAAFQEDLQFLKKFSAGENVAFFGPPGLFYILASLNITSREGYAAIASNIAIAVSLFPKARENDAYNALAVVIDSQINKNTLNEALTLPETPRQHVFTVIFTGICQYWLNSAVDPDVEEEIISFYRKGSLSDYHLFTLLLGEILATIHHDNPDYLETTKVLRETTGIVPLLPILEPEEPWKRTLQALIQATAQEHDQQRQTTRLIWMVSFEGKKISISPREQKMTPEGDWSRGRPIALARLHQASKLTFLSAQDRKICAAIKKIHNQENQSFSFALNIDKVLPAMIGHPHLYLAESPMTPVEFVAGEPELLVEERGEFLHICFAHPITTDNINFQKETPTRVKIININDNHRRIAQITGKDGITVPKSASEQVLTAIGNISSFMTVHSAIAADSSSRKTNNITFVEADSTIYMHLIPYGTGFRLEMFVKPFVEGGHYLKPGQGVENIMAEVNGRRLQTRRNLALEEEKARDIEEMCPILDLAMDMEQENDREWHLYDPDDCLQTLMELQAIRDKVVIEWPEGEKLTITQKVSLEHLNLKIRTNRQNWFAMSGQLTLDQGQVIELKDLLAKLKSSPGRFVEIGDGQFIALTQEFRKRLEDINLYTNGQGDEDDSEVLVHPLAAIQLEKLTDLVQTDADHGWQGQLQRIHDAQNFKPEVPSTLQAELRVYQREGYEWLARLARWGVGGCLADDMGLGKTLQSLAVILSLASEGPSLVVAPTSVSTNWQSEVHRFTPTISVKFFTGKDREKSIRDLGKFDLLITTYTLLQQETELLSSIKWQAVILDEAQAIKNSATKRSQAAMSLQAQFKLITTGTPIENHLGELWNLFHFINPGLLGSLNNFNERYAIPIERFQDRDAKMKLKKLIRPFILRRIKSQVLEELPSRTEVTLDVEMSPEEAHFYEALRQNAIDILEGARDKKGRHLQILTEIMRLRQACCNPRLIDPNSSAGSAKLKVFASIIEELLASRHKALVFSQFIGHLNFIREYLDAQKISYQYLDGSTSAKQRKINVDAFQAGIGDLFLISLKAGGLGLNLTAADYVIHMDPWWNPAIEDQASDRAHRIGQTRPVTIYRLVCKGTIEEKIVKLHQDKRDLAGSLLEGSDISAKMSSEDLLDLIKGN, encoded by the coding sequence GTGTCCCGGACTACACTACTCTACATGCAAACACCTCCCAATCTTCTTGAACAGTACCAAAAGCTCTCGCCTTTCGAACAGGCCCTGCTGCAATTTCTCTCCGTCGTCTATGAGCCGGCACATTCAACCCTCATAGTCAACTGCCTGCGCCAGCTCGATCTCAAGAACCCCCGCGGCAACAAACCAACCGCGGCAAATCTTGCCCACTATTTTAACAAATTCGAGCAATTGGGTCTTTTGACCAAAGACCGGCAATGCCATGAGGACATCGTCGAGGTCCTCAGCAAGATTGCCGTCCGCGAGGGAACCTATGCCGCCTATGCCAAGGCCATCCAAACCGAGGCACCGGTGACCTATTATTATGGCAAATGGACAACCAGGTGTTGGCGAGGCATTCGCGAGATGCGCATCGGCATCTACACCCAACAGTTTGATCTGATCGACGAGGCTACTGAGTTTATTGCCGCTCAATGCCGGGATCTTGCAGCCGACCCACCACCCGCCGTGCGTATACTGACCAGGCCTTTTGACCCGGATTGGTTCCGTTCACTGTCCACCTCCTTTCAGTTTTACCTGCTCGGCAATGTCCTGCAATACGGCCAGGACACCCTCACCGACTTCCCGGAAATCATTGCCTACCTTTCGTCAGAGCATGAATTTGCCGCACTGACCGAGGACGAGCTCCTCCCCTTTCGCAGACTTCTCTTCAATGAGCTGCTGTTTCGCGGCAAACTTACCGAGGCTAGGGCCTTTATCGATGCCCACAGTGAATCCTTCAGGGGTACCGGGGCCGGAGGTACCCTCCGCTTTCTCCGCGGTGACAGCCAGGGCGCCCTGGCAGCCTTTCAGGAAGATCTGCAGTTTCTTAAGAAATTCAGTGCCGGTGAGAATGTCGCCTTCTTCGGCCCGCCTGGCCTGTTTTACATCCTCGCCAGTTTAAATATCACCAGCCGCGAGGGCTATGCCGCCATCGCCAGCAATATCGCCATCGCTGTATCCCTGTTCCCGAAGGCCCGGGAGAACGATGCTTACAACGCCCTTGCCGTGGTGATCGACTCGCAAATCAACAAGAATACCTTAAACGAAGCGCTGACCTTGCCCGAAACCCCTCGGCAGCACGTCTTCACGGTTATTTTCACCGGTATCTGCCAATATTGGCTGAACAGCGCCGTCGACCCGGATGTCGAAGAAGAAATCATCAGTTTCTACCGCAAAGGCAGCCTAAGCGACTATCACCTCTTCACCCTCCTGCTCGGCGAGATACTGGCAACGATCCATCACGATAACCCGGACTACCTGGAAACAACCAAGGTCTTGCGCGAAACCACCGGTATCGTCCCTCTCTTGCCGATCCTCGAACCTGAGGAGCCCTGGAAACGTACCCTCCAGGCCCTTATCCAGGCAACGGCCCAGGAGCATGATCAGCAGAGGCAGACAACCCGGCTGATCTGGATGGTCTCTTTTGAGGGCAAGAAAATCAGCATTTCCCCCCGCGAACAAAAAATGACCCCGGAAGGGGACTGGAGCCGCGGCCGGCCAATCGCCCTGGCACGGCTGCACCAGGCAAGCAAACTGACCTTTCTCTCCGCCCAGGACCGGAAGATCTGCGCGGCGATCAAAAAAATCCACAACCAGGAAAACCAGAGTTTCAGCTTTGCTCTGAACATCGACAAGGTTCTGCCGGCAATGATCGGTCATCCGCACCTGTACCTGGCGGAATCGCCGATGACCCCGGTGGAGTTCGTCGCCGGCGAACCGGAACTCCTGGTCGAGGAACGCGGCGAATTTCTCCATATCTGCTTTGCCCACCCGATCACCACCGACAACATCAATTTCCAGAAGGAAACTCCCACCCGGGTCAAGATCATCAACATCAATGACAACCATCGCCGCATCGCCCAGATCACCGGCAAGGACGGCATAACCGTCCCCAAGTCGGCAAGCGAGCAGGTATTGACCGCCATCGGCAATATCTCCTCCTTCATGACCGTCCATTCGGCCATCGCCGCCGACAGCAGCAGCAGGAAGACCAACAATATCACCTTCGTCGAGGCCGATTCGACGATCTACATGCACCTCATCCCCTACGGCACCGGATTTCGCCTGGAGATGTTCGTCAAGCCCTTTGTCGAGGGCGGCCACTACCTCAAGCCAGGCCAAGGTGTGGAAAACATCATGGCCGAGGTCAACGGCCGGCGCCTGCAGACCCGCCGCAACCTTGCCCTCGAAGAGGAGAAGGCGCGGGATATCGAAGAGATGTGCCCAATCCTCGACCTGGCGATGGACATGGAGCAGGAAAACGACCGGGAATGGCATCTCTACGACCCCGACGACTGCCTGCAGACCCTTATGGAACTCCAGGCCATCCGCGATAAGGTAGTCATCGAATGGCCGGAAGGGGAAAAGCTGACCATTACCCAGAAGGTGTCCCTGGAGCATCTCAACCTGAAGATCCGTACCAATCGCCAGAACTGGTTCGCCATGAGCGGCCAGCTCACCCTTGATCAGGGTCAGGTCATTGAGCTGAAGGATCTACTGGCCAAACTGAAGAGTTCCCCCGGCCGCTTCGTCGAGATCGGCGACGGACAATTCATCGCCTTGACCCAGGAATTCCGCAAACGCCTGGAGGATATCAATCTCTACACCAACGGCCAGGGCGATGAAGACGATAGCGAGGTGCTGGTTCATCCGCTCGCCGCCATCCAGCTGGAAAAACTGACAGATCTGGTACAAACCGATGCCGACCACGGCTGGCAGGGACAACTGCAGAGGATCCACGACGCCCAGAATTTCAAACCCGAGGTGCCATCAACCCTGCAGGCCGAGCTGCGCGTCTACCAACGGGAGGGCTATGAGTGGCTGGCTAGGCTCGCCCGCTGGGGGGTCGGCGGTTGCCTGGCCGATGACATGGGGCTTGGCAAGACCCTGCAATCCCTGGCAGTGATCCTCAGCCTCGCCTCGGAAGGCCCGTCCCTGGTGGTTGCCCCAACCTCGGTGTCAACCAACTGGCAATCGGAGGTCCACCGCTTCACCCCGACCATCAGCGTGAAATTCTTCACCGGCAAGGACCGGGAAAAAAGCATCAGGGATCTTGGAAAATTTGATCTGCTGATCACCACCTACACCCTCCTCCAGCAGGAAACCGAGCTCCTCTCCTCGATCAAATGGCAGGCGGTTATTCTCGATGAGGCCCAGGCCATCAAAAACTCGGCAACCAAACGGTCGCAGGCGGCAATGTCGCTGCAGGCGCAATTTAAACTGATTACCACCGGTACACCGATTGAAAACCATCTCGGCGAACTGTGGAATCTCTTTCACTTCATCAACCCGGGCCTTCTCGGCAGTTTGAACAATTTCAACGAACGCTACGCCATCCCCATTGAACGCTTCCAGGACCGTGACGCCAAGATGAAACTGAAGAAACTCATCCGGCCCTTTATCCTCAGGCGGATCAAGTCCCAGGTTCTGGAAGAACTGCCGTCCCGCACCGAGGTGACCCTCGATGTTGAGATGAGCCCGGAAGAGGCCCATTTTTACGAGGCCCTGCGCCAGAACGCCATCGACATCCTCGAAGGGGCCAGGGACAAGAAAGGCCGGCACCTGCAGATCCTCACCGAGATCATGCGCCTCCGCCAGGCGTGCTGCAACCCCCGTCTTATCGATCCGAACAGCTCCGCCGGCAGCGCCAAGCTGAAGGTCTTCGCCTCGATCATCGAAGAGCTGCTTGCCAGCCGCCATAAGGCCCTGGTGTTCAGCCAGTTCATCGGCCACCTCAACTTCATTCGCGAGTACCTCGACGCGCAGAAGATCAGCTATCAGTATCTTGATGGCAGCACCAGTGCCAAGCAGCGGAAGATCAATGTTGACGCCTTCCAGGCCGGTATCGGCGATCTCTTTCTTATCAGTCTCAAGGCCGGAGGTTTGGGGCTCAACCTTACCGCCGCCGACTATGTCATCCATATGGACCCCTGGTGGAACCCGGCCATTGAAGACCAGGCCTCCGACCGGGCTCACCGCATCGGCCAGACCCGGCCGGTGACCATCTACCGGCTGGTTTGCAAGGGCACTATCGAAGAAAAGATCGTTAAACTGCACCAGGACAAGCGCGATCTCGCCGGAAGCCTTCTCGAAGGCAGCGATATAAGTGCAAAAATGAGTTCGGAAGATCTGCTCGACCTGATCAAAGGCAACTGA
- a CDS encoding recombinase family protein: MKVFGYIFLAEDKNHLVPAAEQQAVLEAYARNLNRPFFEIFVEEATPMKRPFKDRSAGSRVLKSCGPGDAILVMRTEWVMSSAGEGESLLRFLAGKDIALHCIDLGGNISLPEKRRLMVSEGPATVVGKLLAALAVSETSRHGQAIRRAKKNRKAQGKYLGGPVPFGWEVSADGHLVPYEPQQEVIRSIVDMRRNRWSYREISQKLRDEQKVRLSHEGVRRLLSSIGGKAGRGGKGDSG; this comes from the coding sequence ATGAAGGTATTCGGTTATATCTTTCTAGCAGAAGACAAAAACCACCTGGTTCCGGCAGCCGAACAGCAAGCCGTCCTAGAGGCATATGCCAGGAATCTCAATCGGCCCTTTTTCGAGATTTTTGTTGAAGAAGCAACGCCGATGAAGAGGCCCTTCAAAGATCGTTCGGCAGGGAGCAGGGTGCTGAAGAGCTGCGGTCCGGGCGACGCGATACTGGTCATGAGAACCGAGTGGGTGATGAGTTCCGCAGGCGAAGGGGAAAGTCTTCTACGCTTTTTGGCAGGCAAGGACATTGCTCTGCACTGTATCGATCTGGGTGGCAATATCAGTTTGCCGGAGAAGCGCCGGCTGATGGTCTCCGAGGGACCTGCCACCGTGGTCGGCAAACTGCTTGCCGCTCTTGCCGTCAGCGAGACCAGCAGGCATGGCCAGGCGATCCGCAGGGCCAAAAAAAACCGGAAAGCGCAGGGAAAGTATCTTGGCGGCCCGGTACCCTTTGGTTGGGAAGTGAGCGCGGATGGGCATCTCGTGCCCTACGAGCCGCAACAGGAGGTGATCCGGTCGATTGTCGATATGCGCCGGAACCGGTGGTCATACCGGGAGATTTCGCAGAAACTCAGGGATGAACAGAAGGTTCGCCTCTCGCATGAGGGGGTGCGGCGACTCCTCAGCAGTATTGGTGGAAAGGCCGGCCGGGGAGGCAAAGGGGATTCCGGATGA
- a CDS encoding SurA N-terminal domain-containing protein — MLQILRRKAQSPLIQIIVVVIALVFIFWGVGTNMGNSKQSAIVVNGEEITFQQYSQAYDRAYQQLSNQFGGNVPKGLAESLGLKQQVINQIIQTALLRQGASAMGVEVSGDDIRTFIETMPQFQDNGAFSMERYKSILAANKMAPNKFEQSLRFDQLSELATRRIGGFATIITESEIEDIYSQLNEKIEVKYARLSPADYIDKVTIDDAALASWYETAKDGYKTEPQLKVKYLTISFAEVGSKIVIDQAKIEEYYNTNLKTFRVPEQRHARHILLQAGENDSAEVHKEKAAKAATVQKLAKSGSDFISLAKQYSEDPGKNNGGDLGFFTAGQMVPAFDKAVFTMQPGAVSEVVKTQFGYHIILLEEIKPAATKTLAEATEQITATLQRKEAEALAFQVANTAYEAIIGAGSLDKYSQGQGDIKVLQTDFFTKGNAPAALKDDQQLIDKTFELNKGELSSLIKGQSGYAVVFVEDKKEPEVPELAAVRAAAEKDFRKIKSQELAETAAKEVLTAVKEGKSFDDAAKEKGLVIKDSGPLGQNAPEGKSDFPAALLQTAFLLSKSSPLPETPGRAGDNFYVYTFVSRDIPKLPDNAQEIDRYKSSLQRYKQQQLLAAWLRHLEVDAKITTHKNL; from the coding sequence ATGCTGCAGATACTTCGTAGAAAGGCCCAATCCCCCCTGATCCAAATCATAGTTGTAGTCATCGCCCTGGTGTTTATTTTCTGGGGCGTCGGTACCAACATGGGAAACAGTAAACAGTCGGCAATTGTCGTCAACGGTGAGGAAATCACCTTTCAGCAATATAGCCAGGCCTACGACCGGGCCTACCAGCAACTGAGTAACCAGTTTGGCGGCAACGTCCCGAAAGGCCTTGCAGAAAGCCTGGGGCTGAAGCAGCAGGTCATCAACCAGATCATTCAGACCGCTCTTCTCCGCCAGGGGGCCAGCGCCATGGGCGTTGAGGTGAGTGGTGACGATATTCGCACCTTTATTGAAACCATGCCCCAGTTTCAGGATAATGGCGCCTTCAGCATGGAACGCTACAAATCTATTCTTGCCGCCAACAAGATGGCCCCCAATAAATTTGAGCAGTCTCTCCGTTTCGACCAATTGTCGGAATTGGCCACACGGCGCATCGGTGGCTTTGCCACCATTATCACGGAAAGCGAGATCGAGGATATCTACAGCCAGCTGAATGAAAAGATAGAGGTCAAATACGCACGGCTATCACCCGCCGATTATATTGACAAGGTGACCATCGACGATGCCGCCCTCGCCTCCTGGTACGAAACCGCAAAGGATGGTTACAAAACCGAGCCGCAACTGAAAGTTAAATATCTGACCATTTCCTTCGCCGAAGTTGGCAGCAAGATCGTCATAGACCAGGCGAAGATCGAAGAATACTACAATACCAATCTCAAGACGTTCCGGGTTCCCGAGCAGCGCCACGCCCGCCATATTCTCTTACAGGCAGGCGAAAACGACTCAGCAGAGGTTCACAAGGAAAAGGCGGCCAAGGCGGCAACGGTGCAAAAACTTGCTAAAAGCGGTAGCGATTTCATATCACTTGCCAAGCAATACTCAGAAGATCCCGGCAAAAACAACGGTGGCGACCTGGGCTTTTTCACCGCCGGGCAGATGGTCCCGGCCTTTGATAAAGCAGTCTTCACCATGCAGCCGGGGGCAGTAAGCGAGGTTGTTAAAACCCAGTTCGGCTATCATATTATCCTTCTCGAAGAAATCAAACCGGCTGCCACCAAGACTCTCGCCGAGGCGACCGAACAAATCACTGCCACCCTGCAGCGTAAGGAAGCTGAGGCCCTGGCTTTCCAAGTTGCCAACACCGCTTACGAGGCAATTATCGGCGCCGGCAGCCTCGACAAATACAGTCAAGGCCAAGGCGATATAAAAGTCCTGCAGACCGACTTTTTCACCAAGGGCAATGCTCCGGCTGCCCTGAAGGATGACCAGCAGCTGATTGACAAAACCTTTGAATTGAATAAGGGCGAGCTGAGTTCTTTGATCAAGGGGCAATCTGGTTACGCCGTTGTCTTCGTCGAGGACAAGAAGGAACCGGAAGTTCCCGAACTGGCTGCCGTCCGGGCCGCTGCAGAGAAAGACTTCCGAAAAATAAAATCACAGGAACTGGCAGAGACAGCGGCAAAAGAAGTGCTGACTGCCGTCAAGGAAGGCAAGTCCTTTGACGATGCCGCCAAGGAAAAGGGTCTTGTCATCAAAGATTCAGGTCCGCTAGGCCAAAATGCCCCCGAGGGCAAAAGTGACTTCCCAGCCGCCCTCTTACAGACGGCCTTTCTTCTCTCGAAGTCTTCCCCGCTTCCCGAAACACCAGGACGGGCCGGAGATAATTTCTATGTCTACACCTTCGTCAGCCGGGACATTCCGAAACTTCCCGATAACGCCCAGGAAATTGACAGATACAAAAGCAGTCTGCAGCGCTACAAGCAACAGCAGCTGCTGGCAGCTTGGCTACGCCACCTGGAAGTGGATGCGAAAATCACCACTCACAAAAATCTTTAA
- a CDS encoding TusE/DsrC/DsvC family sulfur relay protein: protein MPTLVHNGKSFEVDEDGFLLKGDDFNQDWVDYVKGVEGIAEMTDEHVKVIDALQEYYKKNGIAPMVRILSKTTGFPLKRIYELFPSGPGKGACKMAGLPKPTGCV, encoded by the coding sequence ATGCCAACATTAGTTCACAATGGTAAGAGTTTTGAGGTAGATGAGGATGGATTCCTGTTGAAGGGCGATGATTTCAATCAGGATTGGGTTGACTATGTAAAAGGTGTTGAGGGTATTGCCGAGATGACCGATGAGCATGTCAAAGTCATTGACGCCCTGCAGGAATACTACAAGAAGAACGGAATCGCCCCGATGGTTCGTATTCTCTCCAAAACCACCGGCTTCCCGCTGAAAAGAATCTACGAGCTGTTCCCGTCCGGACCTGGCAAAGGAGCCTGCAAAATGGCTGGCTTGCCCAAGCCTACCGGTTGTGTCTGA
- a CDS encoding polymer-forming cytoskeletal protein, whose amino-acid sequence MGMFSKSENIDQEMKKVEGEVISSIIDKSMVITGGISFKGKARIDGVVNGNIEGEHLVLSETGKINGDIFVSSFNCYGCIEGNIKTTMLTARKNCSINGKLEAASLTVESGAAIQGEIKVVMDAHKPADSGNSVPKA is encoded by the coding sequence ATGGGAATGTTTAGCAAATCTGAAAATATAGACCAGGAAATGAAGAAAGTTGAGGGCGAGGTTATCTCATCGATCATCGACAAAAGCATGGTTATAACCGGTGGTATATCCTTTAAAGGAAAGGCCCGGATAGACGGAGTCGTCAACGGCAATATCGAGGGAGAACACCTCGTTCTCAGTGAAACTGGAAAGATCAACGGAGATATCTTCGTCTCCTCTTTCAATTGCTACGGCTGTATCGAAGGCAACATCAAGACCACAATGCTGACCGCGCGAAAGAACTGCTCAATCAACGGCAAACTTGAGGCGGCAAGCCTGACTGTTGAATCAGGAGCAGCTATCCAGGGTGAAATCAAGGTAGTGATGGACGCTCATAAACCGGCGGACTCGGGCAATAGTGTTCCAAAGGCGTAA